In one Myotis daubentonii chromosome 1, mMyoDau2.1, whole genome shotgun sequence genomic region, the following are encoded:
- the RPL4 gene encoding large ribosomal subunit protein uL4, with the protein MACARPLISVYSEKGETSGKNVTLPAVFKAPIRPDIVNFVHTNLRKNNRQPYAVSELAGHQTSAESWGTGRAVARIPRVRGGGTHRSGQGAFGNMCRGGRMFAPTKTWRRWHRRVNTTQKRYAICSALAASALPALVMSKGHRIEEVPELPLVVEDKVEGYKKTKEAVLLLKKLKAWNDIKKVYASQRMRAGKGKMRNRRRIQRRGPCIIYNEDNGIIKAFRNIPGITLLNVSKLNILKLAPGGHVGRFCIWTESAFRKLDELYGTWRRAASLKSNYNLPMHKMLNTDLSRILKSPEIQRALRAPRKKIHRRVLKKNPLKNLRIMLKLNPYAKTMRRNTILRHAKNHKLRVDRAAAALEAKSDEKGVPGKKPVVGKKGKKAVGLKKQKKPLVGKKAAATKKPAAEKKPAEKKPTAEEKKPVA; encoded by the exons ATG gCGTGTGCTCGTCCACTGATATCTGTGTACTCGGAAAAGGGGGAAACATCTGGCAAAAATGTCACTTTGCCTGCTGTGTTCAAGGCTCCCATTCGACCAGATATTGTGAATTTTGTTCACACCAACTTGCGCAAAAACAATAGACAGCCCTATGCTGTCAGTGAATTGGCAG GTCATCAAACCAGTGCCGAGTCCTGGGGTACTGGCAGAGCTGTGGCTCGAATTCCCAGAGTCCGAGGTGGTGGAACTCATCGTTCTGGCCAGGGTGCTTTTGGAAAT ATGTGTCGTGGGGGCCGCATGTTTGCACCAACCAAAACCTGGCGCCGTTGGCACCGCAGAGTAAACACAACACAGAAACGATATGCCATCTGCTCTGCCCTTGCTGCCTCGGCCTTACCAGCACTGGTCATGTCTAAAg GTCACCGTATTGAGGAAGTTCCTGAACTTCCTTTGGTGGTTGAAGATAAAGTTGAAGGCTACAAGAAAACCAAGGAGGCTGTTTTGCTTCTTAAGAAACTTAAGGCCTGGAATGATATAAAAAAG GTCTATGCCTCTCAGCGAATGAGGGCTGGCAAGGGCAAAATGAGAAACCGTCGTCGTATCCAGCGCAGGGGACCTTGTATCATCTATAATGAGGACAACGGTATCATCAAAGCCTTCAGAAACATCCCTG GAATTACTCTGCTTAATGTAAGCAAACTGAACATTTTGAAACTTGCACCTGGAGGGCATGTGGGCCGTTTCTGCATTTGGACTGAAAGTGCTTTCCGCAAGTTAGATGAGCTGTATGGCACTTGGCGTAGAGCTGCCTCCCTCAAGAGTAACTACAA CCTTCCCATGCACAAGATGCTCAATACAGACCTTAGCAGAATCTTGAAAAGCCCAGAGATCCAAAGAGCCCTCCGAGCACCACG CAAGAAGATTCACCGCAGAGTCCTGAAGAAGAATCCACTGAAAAACCTGAGAATCATGTTGAAGCTAAACCCATATGCAAAGACTATGCGCCGGAACACCATTCTTCGTCACGCCAAGAAC CACAAGCTTCGGGTGGATAGAGCAGCAGCAGCCCTAGAAGCCAAATCAGATGAGAAGGGGGTTCCAGGCAAGAAGCCTGTGgtagggaagaaaggaaagaaggctgTTGGCCTTAAGAAGCAGAAGAAGCCTTTGGTGGGGAAAAAGGCTGCAGCTACCAAGAAGCCAGCAGCTGAGAAGAAGCCCGCAGAAAAGAAACCCACCGCAGAAGAAAAGAAGCCTGTGGCATAA
- the SNAPC5 gene encoding snRNA-activating protein complex subunit 5 isoform X2 codes for MLSRLQELRKEEETLLRLKAALHDQLNRLKVEELALQSMISSRREDEMPSSPAAQEQSHDMVVHVDNEASINQTALELSTRSHAPEEEEEEEEESDS; via the exons ATGCTGAGCCGGCTCCAGGAGCTGCGCAAGGAGGAGGAGACGCTGCTCCGGTTGAAGGCGGCACTGCACGACCAGCTGAACCGGCTCAAG GTTGAAGAATTGGCCCTCCAATCAATGATTAGTTCTAGAAGAGAGGATGAGATGCCGTCTTCTCCAGCTGCACAGGAACAATCACATGAT ATGGTGGTGCATGTAGACAATGAAGCATCCATCAACCAAACTGCACTGGAGTTGAGCACAAGGAGCCATGCaccagaagaggaggaggaggaagaagaagaatcaGATTCATGA
- the SNAPC5 gene encoding snRNA-activating protein complex subunit 5 isoform X1 produces the protein MLSRLQELRKEEETLLRLKAALHDQLNRLKVEELALQSMISSRREDEMPSSPAAQEQSHDQMVVHVDNEASINQTALELSTRSHAPEEEEEEEEESDS, from the exons ATGCTGAGCCGGCTCCAGGAGCTGCGCAAGGAGGAGGAGACGCTGCTCCGGTTGAAGGCGGCACTGCACGACCAGCTGAACCGGCTCAAG GTTGAAGAATTGGCCCTCCAATCAATGATTAGTTCTAGAAGAGAGGATGAGATGCCGTCTTCTCCAGCTGCACAGGAACAATCACATGAT CAGATGGTGGTGCATGTAGACAATGAAGCATCCATCAACCAAACTGCACTGGAGTTGAGCACAAGGAGCCATGCaccagaagaggaggaggaggaagaagaagaatcaGATTCATGA